The genomic DNA CGCGGCAATCTGGCGGTGTCCAACAACGTATTGAGTGTCGAGCGACTCTACCCGGAACGGTTGAGCGCACAGCAGCCGATGAAAGATGCGTTAGAGATCGAGCGCGAATGGCTTTCGCAAATGCTCAAGGCCCGCAGCGGCGAGTCGGCTCCTGCTCAGGGGTGGGTGCGCTATGTGCCATTGACCAAGGCCGAGGATTCTCCGCGGGTTTGGGAAGAACTGCCCTTGAGTCGCACACTCGGCTCCAAACAGAGTCGTCAGGAATTGGGCGTCGGTGTCGACAGCTTCAGTTTCGGCGAGCTCTACGCTCAGTGGCTCGAATGCCGGGTGCTTACCGAGGCGCAGCGCAAGTGGTTGCCGGAAACCCTCGCTGGCTGGTCGCACCAACCACGGATCGTGCCGATCATCATTGACGGGCAGGGCAGTCGCGATGGTTTGCAGCGTACTCTGGAGGCGCTCGATGCTCAGGATTACCCGCCGGAACTGATCCTGGTGCTGTCCGTTTCCTGCACCGAGGCGCAGCTCGATGGGCGGGTGTTCCGCATGCCATTGCAGGATGACGGGCTGGAGCAGATCAACGCGTTGCTGCCGCAACTGGAAGGCGCCGACTGGTTCTATCTGTTGCAGCCCGGCGATCGCCTGGTGGCGCCGGCGCTGCTGGTCATGGCCGACCGGATTGCGCATTCTTCGTCGCTGACGTGCATTTACAGCGACGAAGGCAGCTTGCGCAGTGGCGAGTCGGCAGAGCCTGCGTTCAAGCCGGATTTCAACCTTGACCTGATGCGCAGCTACCCCTACGTCGGCCGTGCGCTGGCGTTCCAGCGCGAACGGTTTCTGGCGCTTGGCGGGTTTACCGCGACATTTGCTGAACTGGCGCCCCATGACGTGCTCTGGCGTATGGTCGAAAGTGACGGCTTGCAGGTTGTCGGGCACATCGACGAAGTGCTGCTGGAGTCGAAGTTCGATCTGTCGCAATGGCTCACCGAGCCTGGCGTGGTAGCGCAAAGTCCACGGCTGCTTGAAGCGCATTTGCAGCGCCTCGGGATAGATCACAGTATCCGTCGCGGCAGCCGTGATCTGCTCAATCGTGTCGACTATCACCATGCTCGGCGTCCGTTGGTGTCGGTGATCATTGTCACTCAGGACCAGACGGCCGCAGTGCAGCGCTGTGTCGAGACACTGCTGGAAAAAACCGCCTACACCGAATACGAATTGCTGCTGGTCGATAACGGCAGTGAAAGCGCCGAAGCGCTTGCCTGGCTGGACGGCATGGCGCAACTGGGCGGCGAGCGGATTCGCGTCGCCCGCTACCCGCAAAAAGGCAATGCGGCAGCCGTGCACAACTTTGCCGTGGCGCAAGCACGCGGCGAGTACGTGTTGGTGCTCAATGCGTTTGCGGTGATCACCGAGGGCGATTGGCTCGACGAACTGCTCAACCACGCACAGCGCGCGGAAGTCGGGGTGGTCGGCGCCAAACTGTTCAACCCGGACGGCGCTGTGCTGCACGCCGGCCTGATTCTTGGCTTGAACGGGGCGGTCGGCCTGCCGTTTTATGGCCAGCCGATGCAGTCGGAAGGGTACATGCACCGCTTGCAGGCCGTGCACGATCTGAGTGCCGTTGGCGGCGATTGCCTGATCATTCGCAAGTCGGTGTTCGAAGCGGTTGGCGGCCTCGATGAGCAAGTGTTCAAGCAAGTGTTCAAGCAAGCGCTCAATGTCGCCGATCTTTGCCTGCGCATCGGCCGCGAAGGTTATCTGGTGGTGCTCAATCCCCATGCCGTGGTGGCGGTCGGTGCACGGCCAAGTATTGCCGCCACAACTGATGAGGAAGCGCTGCTCGCCGAGGAAAAAGACACGTTTCACCAGCGCTGGCTGCCGCTGATTGCGCGTGACCCGGCCTACAACATCAACCTGACGTTACAGGGCGTCGGTGCCACCAACTTCAGTCTTGAGCCGGGCATGCGCACCGGCTGGAGTGCGTTTTCCAAGGCGCAGTTGCCTAATCTGCTCGTGGTGCCGATCAACGCCTCTGCCATTGGCCATTACCGCATGAGCCAGCCGATGATCGAACTGCAAGCGGCCAACAGGGCGCAAGGACGTATTTGCTACGGCTTGCCGTCGATCATCGATATCGAGCGTCAGGCGCCCGACGTGATCGTTCTGCAAGGGCGCTACTCGGAACACGCCATCGATGAAATTCCACCGCTGAAGAAATTCTTCAATGCGCGGCGGATCTTCGAGCTCGATGACTATGTCATCGACGTGCCCCACCGTAATGCACATATCCGCAACATGCCGAGCAAGCAGGACATGGAGCGCATGGTGCGGCGTGCGATCGGTCTGTGTGATCGCGTGGTCGTGTCGACTCAGCCACTGGCCAACGTGCTGTCGGACATGCACCACGACATTCGTGTGGTACCGAACATGCTGGCCCAGGACTTGTGGGGCAACCTGCACAGCCAGCGCCGTACTTCGAAAAAACCGCGGGTCGGCTGGGGCGGCGGCACCAGTCACCACGGTGATCTGGCGGTAATCGCCGACGTGGTTCG from Pseudomonas baetica includes the following:
- a CDS encoding glycosyltransferase encodes the protein MNSLPLVSLVIPAFNPRFFERALHSAVSQGYGNFEIIVCDDSRDNAIKDIVDAVTEQTGVAVRYVRNPRTLGLVGNLKACLDQARGELIKFLCDDDLLYSACIEQQAHEMRHAEVSLVTAQRLLWDANDIILPARLENTSLTPVSGILKGDDVLSIFEKFPVNVLGGFSNALFRRADVVELLPALTEEGACFVASLDFALYVCLLRRGNLAVSNNVLSVERLYPERLSAQQPMKDALEIEREWLSQMLKARSGESAPAQGWVRYVPLTKAEDSPRVWEELPLSRTLGSKQSRQELGVGVDSFSFGELYAQWLECRVLTEAQRKWLPETLAGWSHQPRIVPIIIDGQGSRDGLQRTLEALDAQDYPPELILVLSVSCTEAQLDGRVFRMPLQDDGLEQINALLPQLEGADWFYLLQPGDRLVAPALLVMADRIAHSSSLTCIYSDEGSLRSGESAEPAFKPDFNLDLMRSYPYVGRALAFQRERFLALGGFTATFAELAPHDVLWRMVESDGLQVVGHIDEVLLESKFDLSQWLTEPGVVAQSPRLLEAHLQRLGIDHSIRRGSRDLLNRVDYHHARRPLVSVIIVTQDQTAAVQRCVETLLEKTAYTEYELLLVDNGSESAEALAWLDGMAQLGGERIRVARYPQKGNAAAVHNFAVAQARGEYVLVLNAFAVITEGDWLDELLNHAQRAEVGVVGAKLFNPDGAVLHAGLILGLNGAVGLPFYGQPMQSEGYMHRLQAVHDLSAVGGDCLIIRKSVFEAVGGLDEQVFKQVFKQALNVADLCLRIGREGYLVVLNPHAVVAVGARPSIAATTDEEALLAEEKDTFHQRWLPLIARDPAYNINLTLQGVGATNFSLEPGMRTGWSAFSKAQLPNLLVVPINASAIGHYRMSQPMIELQAANRAQGRICYGLPSIIDIERQAPDVIVLQGRYSEHAIDEIPPLKKFFNARRIFELDDYVIDVPHRNAHIRNMPSKQDMERMVRRAIGLCDRVVVSTQPLANVLSDMHHDIRVVPNMLAQDLWGNLHSQRRTSKKPRVGWGGGTSHHGDLAVIADVVRELANEVEWVFFGMCPDDLLPYMHEFHGVIGLDVYPAKLASLNLDLALAPLEFHVFNDCKSNLRLLEYGACGYPVICTDTEAYRGYLPCTRIKTNTTDEWLQAIRMHLADPDASYRQGDELREVVLRDYVLRGDNLRYWEYGWLAD